A region of Catalinimonas alkaloidigena DNA encodes the following proteins:
- a CDS encoding AAA family ATPase, which yields MDTNPTSQQINEQAGKLAEELMRFLKITNPAGQGDPKAAKVDVAQVKKIIAEELQGLQITADHLSPELLKMVSAVQRIELVLPSGDVVPVPGAGEIPAFFKIIDDLLVGNNVYLYGEAGTGKTTLAKEIGRALQRQVVVVSCNQFTSTIDLKGGQTIEGYQEGLLIEAWRDGKILVLDEMPKLDPNTAGILNEALAMSADQEKPDYVPSIRNGRGVEIKKHPDFCVIATGNTTGKATSPRYVGNNKLDLSLIDRFTGSYYRVEFNRDLEKSLLFSAVYEICDKIRDGLISSGVKDEIMTLRFMLSCNRIYQIEMERALGQRPAVKNGKTLKDHIDSYFEVMPSDKALSIKHTIDYDDFLNTYRGPKEMQRFRQEYGAKSTPITND from the coding sequence ATGGATACCAACCCAACAAGTCAACAGATCAACGAACAGGCCGGTAAGCTGGCCGAAGAGTTGATGCGCTTTCTCAAAATCACCAATCCCGCTGGGCAAGGAGACCCGAAAGCAGCCAAGGTCGACGTGGCGCAGGTGAAGAAAATCATCGCTGAAGAACTCCAGGGCCTGCAAATCACGGCCGATCACCTAAGTCCGGAACTGCTCAAAATGGTCAGTGCCGTGCAGCGGATCGAACTGGTGTTGCCCTCCGGCGACGTGGTGCCGGTACCGGGTGCCGGGGAAATTCCCGCATTTTTCAAAATCATCGACGATCTGCTGGTGGGCAACAACGTCTACCTGTACGGCGAAGCCGGAACCGGGAAAACGACCCTTGCCAAAGAGATCGGACGGGCACTCCAACGTCAGGTAGTGGTGGTGAGTTGCAACCAGTTCACGTCGACCATCGACCTGAAAGGCGGGCAGACCATCGAGGGCTACCAGGAAGGGTTGCTCATCGAGGCCTGGCGCGACGGAAAGATTCTGGTGCTGGACGAAATGCCCAAGCTGGACCCCAACACGGCCGGGATTCTCAACGAAGCCCTAGCCATGTCCGCCGACCAGGAGAAGCCGGATTACGTGCCCTCCATTCGCAACGGACGAGGGGTAGAAATCAAGAAACATCCGGACTTCTGCGTGATCGCCACCGGCAACACCACGGGGAAAGCGACCTCTCCCCGCTACGTGGGCAACAACAAGCTGGATCTCTCACTGATCGACCGTTTTACGGGTTCCTACTACCGAGTCGAGTTCAACCGGGACCTGGAGAAAAGCTTGCTGTTTTCGGCGGTCTATGAGATCTGCGATAAGATCCGTGACGGGCTGATCAGCTCCGGCGTCAAAGACGAAATCATGACGCTGCGCTTCATGCTCTCCTGCAACCGGATCTACCAGATCGAGATGGAGCGGGCCTTGGGCCAGCGCCCCGCTGTCAAAAACGGCAAAACCTTGAAAGACCACATTGATAGCTATTTCGAGGTCATGCCCAGTGATAAAGCCCTCTCGATCAAGCATACGATCGACTACGACGACTTTCTCAACACCTACCGGGGACCGAAGGAAATGCAGCGGTTCCGGCAGGAATACGGCGCGAAATCGACGCCGATCACCAACGACTGA
- a CDS encoding recombinase family protein: MKQETIRVALYTRVSTKHQSCERQVRDLTRYAAKHGYQVVEIFEEVCSGRSRLEKRPVLQNLLEQVREGRFDKVLVTEISRLSREPKVQMVVRDTLEQAHVALYVRNLDMESILPNGRINSMMHIVIAVYTEVEKNYSEDTVDRIYSGLRKARESGKRLGRPPGATSARDMIKKYPKATVDLENGLSLRKVATLHGLSKSTVQNLKKCVDERRSQRGKHRKARPNGEIPVRPAAQN; encoded by the coding sequence ATGAAACAGGAAACAATTCGGGTCGCCCTTTATACCAGGGTTTCGACCAAACATCAAAGTTGCGAACGCCAGGTGCGGGACCTGACGCGCTACGCCGCCAAACACGGCTACCAGGTCGTCGAGATTTTTGAAGAGGTGTGCTCCGGCCGTTCCCGGCTGGAGAAGCGCCCGGTCTTGCAGAACCTGCTGGAACAGGTCCGTGAGGGCCGCTTCGACAAAGTGCTGGTGACTGAGATTTCACGGCTTTCCCGTGAACCCAAAGTGCAGATGGTCGTGCGCGACACACTGGAGCAGGCGCACGTCGCGCTCTACGTCCGCAACCTGGACATGGAAAGCATTTTGCCCAACGGCCGAATCAACTCCATGATGCACATCGTCATTGCCGTCTATACCGAAGTGGAGAAGAACTACTCGGAAGATACGGTCGACCGCATCTATTCCGGCCTGCGCAAAGCCCGTGAATCCGGCAAGCGCCTGGGCCGTCCGCCCGGTGCCACCTCGGCACGGGACATGATCAAGAAATACCCCAAAGCGACGGTGGATCTGGAAAACGGCCTCTCCCTGCGGAAGGTGGCCACCTTGCACGGCCTGTCGAAATCGACCGTGCAGAACCTGAAGAAGTGCGTCGACGAGCGCCGATCGCAGCGGGGGAAGCACCGCAAGGCCCGGCCGAACGGGGAGATTCCCGTCCGGCCAGCGGCACAGAACTGA
- a CDS encoding phosphoadenosine phosphosulfate reductase family protein, whose amino-acid sequence MDTPVDLHAYDRYVICVSGGKDSIASKIALLDEGVDPERIEIWHQSVDGMENTLDRYFDWPCTEGYVREIAAMFNLRLQWSWRAFGMSGEMHRQHERTKDVFYRYEGSDERHHLPTTGGQESTRRKFPAKTIGTARWCSGYLKIQVAGRVLSDLSAFKGTKEEPFRILYVTGERAEESKNRSRYPRFAEHPSTSSVRTVHHYRPVLHWSERRVWDVMQSWGILPHPAYYLGFPRVSCRSCIFLSPNQWATLAEIHPDVIDRIERDETDFQFTLDNNVSIRQLVGAGTSMIDESNRHWIPLVQQDWRRPVLVAPDEWQMPKGAYGAEGGAI is encoded by the coding sequence ATGGATACTCCTGTTGATCTTCATGCCTACGATCGGTACGTGATCTGTGTCTCGGGCGGGAAAGATTCGATTGCTTCCAAGATTGCGCTGCTGGACGAAGGTGTTGATCCGGAGCGGATCGAGATCTGGCACCAGTCGGTCGACGGCATGGAAAATACCCTTGACCGCTACTTTGACTGGCCGTGTACCGAAGGCTACGTGCGCGAGATCGCCGCCATGTTCAACCTACGCTTGCAGTGGAGTTGGCGCGCCTTCGGCATGTCGGGTGAAATGCACCGGCAGCACGAACGCACCAAAGACGTGTTCTATCGCTACGAGGGGAGCGACGAGCGGCATCACCTGCCCACCACCGGCGGGCAGGAATCGACCCGGCGCAAGTTCCCGGCCAAGACGATCGGTACGGCGCGCTGGTGTTCCGGTTACCTCAAAATTCAGGTGGCCGGTCGGGTGCTGTCAGATCTGTCGGCCTTCAAAGGCACCAAAGAGGAACCGTTTCGCATCCTCTACGTGACCGGTGAACGGGCCGAAGAGTCCAAGAACCGCAGCCGTTACCCCCGTTTTGCGGAGCATCCTTCTACCTCGTCCGTCCGGACGGTACACCACTACCGGCCGGTGCTGCACTGGTCGGAACGTCGCGTCTGGGACGTGATGCAGTCGTGGGGCATTCTACCCCATCCGGCCTATTACCTGGGCTTTCCTCGGGTGTCCTGTCGTTCCTGCATTTTCCTCTCCCCGAACCAGTGGGCCACACTGGCCGAGATCCATCCGGACGTGATCGACCGCATCGAGCGGGACGAAACCGACTTCCAGTTCACGCTGGACAACAACGTGTCGATCCGGCAACTGGTCGGAGCCGGAACGTCGATGATCGACGAGTCCAACCGCCACTGGATTCCGCTGGTACAACAGGACTGGAGGCGTCCGGTACTGGTCGCGCCCGACGAATGGCAGATGCCCAAGGGAGCCTACGGCGCGGAAGGGGGGGCGATATGA
- a CDS encoding ParA family protein: MRIITFVNNKGGVGKTTSSQNVAAALHSLGYSVLLIDMDSQASLTAACGVNSSLISGSVVDFMGGRRFSELAEHLTNGLYLIPASNLMLDYQESLREHKEYPVLLRTALKRLNSSHPKAFEYVVIDCPPALNVFTALALTAAQRFYVPMQMEPLAFDGLVGLMEWITTNHLFEKFGGLFATRYHPNASGKLPHEVMRMIQKKYSKKLILPHIRQSLSLARAQGMGLDVFSFDPHSNGAEDYLTLARQIDRQMTQLEKSVSLS; this comes from the coding sequence ATGCGAATCATCACATTTGTCAACAACAAAGGAGGGGTAGGCAAGACTACCTCATCGCAGAACGTTGCAGCCGCCTTGCACTCCCTGGGGTATTCCGTGCTGCTCATCGACATGGATTCTCAGGCCTCCCTGACGGCCGCCTGCGGCGTCAATTCCTCACTGATCAGTGGCAGTGTGGTGGACTTTATGGGGGGAAGGCGTTTTTCCGAACTGGCCGAACACCTGACCAACGGCCTCTACCTGATTCCGGCCTCGAACCTGATGCTTGATTACCAGGAAAGCCTGCGGGAACACAAGGAATATCCGGTCCTGCTGCGTACCGCCCTAAAGCGCCTCAATAGTTCTCATCCCAAAGCGTTTGAGTATGTAGTGATCGACTGTCCCCCGGCATTGAACGTTTTTACCGCCCTGGCGCTGACCGCCGCCCAACGGTTTTACGTACCCATGCAGATGGAACCGCTGGCCTTTGACGGGCTGGTAGGCCTGATGGAATGGATCACCACCAATCACCTGTTTGAGAAGTTCGGGGGGCTGTTTGCCACCCGCTATCATCCCAACGCTTCCGGCAAGCTGCCGCACGAAGTCATGCGGATGATCCAGAAGAAGTACTCGAAAAAGCTGATCCTGCCTCACATCCGACAATCCTTGTCCCTGGCACGGGCACAAGGCATGGGGTTGGACGTGTTTTCGTTCGATCCGCACAGCAACGGTGCAGAAGACTACCTGACGCTGGCACGACAAATTGACCGGCAAATGACTCAGCTAGAAAAATCAGTTTCATTATCCTAA
- a CDS encoding DUF6166 domain-containing protein — MEQPFERQAHVVCKIHSNGDHEYWVDGTLLDLGDSLRHVHHSPTGFRHGYGGSGPGQLAFAICLALYQDVVVAKTVYMKFKWTYVQYWPIDEGFDHLVQVPVDPVRLWNLTDDYQHRLEFAQWQEEQRVLLAEEAEEESRRWPEGLDPSLLLSKPVEERPLSKRDQLMLALAPYFVDFEFSLPSRPAKGLCRLLVVPELALVICSEHPQNPSMSVTNAAEYLFLQITEAYNLDRDEVTWIEHYAFENERVAPEFDFVEFHQLGGGAYRPDWHNPTDELIPLLEKALYHKKGLVA; from the coding sequence ATGGAACAACCTTTTGAGCGGCAGGCCCACGTGGTCTGCAAGATCCACTCCAACGGCGATCACGAGTATTGGGTAGACGGAACACTGCTGGATCTGGGTGATTCACTGCGCCACGTCCACCACTCCCCCACGGGCTTTCGCCACGGGTACGGCGGGTCGGGTCCCGGTCAACTGGCGTTTGCCATCTGCCTGGCCCTGTATCAGGATGTGGTGGTCGCCAAAACCGTCTACATGAAGTTCAAATGGACGTATGTGCAGTACTGGCCCATTGACGAAGGCTTCGATCACCTGGTGCAGGTGCCCGTCGATCCGGTACGACTCTGGAACCTCACCGACGACTACCAACACCGGTTGGAATTTGCCCAATGGCAGGAAGAACAGCGCGTGCTGCTGGCCGAAGAGGCCGAAGAAGAGTCCCGACGCTGGCCGGAAGGACTAGACCCTTCGCTGCTCCTGAGCAAGCCGGTGGAAGAACGACCGTTGTCCAAACGGGACCAGCTGATGCTTGCGCTGGCACCCTACTTTGTTGACTTTGAGTTTAGCCTTCCCTCCCGTCCGGCCAAGGGCCTGTGTCGCCTGCTGGTGGTGCCGGAACTGGCGCTGGTGATCTGTTCGGAGCACCCTCAAAACCCTTCCATGAGTGTGACCAATGCGGCAGAATACCTTTTTCTACAGATCACGGAGGCCTACAACCTGGATCGGGACGAAGTAACCTGGATTGAGCACTATGCTTTCGAAAACGAGCGCGTTGCGCCGGAATTTGATTTCGTGGAGTTTCACCAACTCGGCGGCGGTGCATACCGCCCCGACTGGCACAATCCCACCGATGAATTGATTCCCTTGCTGGAAAAGGCGCTGTACCACAAGAAAGGACTGGTGGCATGA
- a CDS encoding strawberry notch C-terminal domain-containing protein, with protein sequence MVQGNEPQNDTGAVVNALREEESTVPYRPISQGTSLNVSVPASMSFETAKALRQLQRVHGNFDEYVRKALDYPTKEALYAALSAEQIDAVMLAITQIEEGGGCIIGDMTGIGKGRIAAALIRYGVNQGKTPVFFTEKPNLFSDLYRDLIGIDAGHLVPFVINNERIVNQSNGKTLYPKLSKSLHEEALSSYQLPDGAQFIMTTYSQVMSNAETDKKAFVRRFAQNAIMILDESHNAGGPTSNIGLYLQALCESSQATIYLSATYAKSPKNMVLYAMKTAMQEANLSHEDLVKAIENGGPVLQEVVSSMLVEGGQMIRRERSFKGIKIEYKVLEKQALEHRTKFDTVVSIIRQIIDFQNRWIRPAVKKMDKQVKDEGGEGANVTSGTSAAGVDNVPFVSKVFNVIDQLLFSLKAEAVADEALEILRSDRKPVIAIRATMGSFLDHMGYQPGDVVEDTDFSLTFHRALESVLSITTRNFMGEGEKHFIDVDTLPAEAQDQYHSIKAQIEATSVGITISPIDVLIKRIEAERKPEGGYYKVAEVTGRSKVLAFHDDTYTVATVESRSNNVNEMFRQFNAGERDVLLINTSGATGASAHASRDFDDRRQRVMIIHQVELNVNTEIQKRGRINRTGQVQPPEYRYLTSAVPAESRLMMMLKTKLKSLDANTSSNQKATSTQVIAEDVINKYGDDVVYELLMEDRELSATVDIPINSDTVKEGIANKFLGRVAILSVAEQEKIYDDVLERYGNYVQTLIDEGDYDLETEFLNLEAKTIKKQTVVFGKEGDSAFAENTYLEECLCNVLRKPMKREAVEAELQKTLQGLPARDVKKQFRQKFEDHYSVWSMKRLKQVDPEDQERLAEVEQDNLHYYEWVNQLIDQFTIGTAYAMPIKAEGDSQAYSPGIFLGVQLNPKAKNPFALSSMLFNFAVADSRVKLRIPGSKKESLYGILGASAFMKNRELTLQYWDSQIPTKNRTSRYILTGNLLQASSYAIGKVIRFTTVEGEIKKGILLSEKFDPTKKEGGFKARIPVRRALPFLQAMVTTNEVMEAADYDFAIVRQFGGFRLRVPSSMKKGAQFLKNEALLALVQYGEFVKYDSYAFATLTADLTALVDLLERDYQMSMLVDSQEVEGDDPALVDDPSPREEPTATYRFRATKPMQGADTHPLPGFVGMEEVNGKTILTYKRYLSNRERIGYGLVPVFPTLADAYHYWLIGLTEAEKERMPERVKAAVVPGNAVQTRQYLSDLILETTADVGNMEFIYGDWTLAQLADQLYAQYLGNKLEVITLDLFEKQLITVLS encoded by the coding sequence ATGGTACAAGGAAACGAACCTCAGAACGATACTGGAGCGGTTGTAAACGCCCTCCGGGAAGAGGAATCGACCGTACCGTACCGGCCGATTTCCCAAGGCACCTCCCTCAACGTCTCAGTTCCGGCCTCCATGTCGTTCGAGACGGCCAAGGCCCTGCGGCAACTGCAACGGGTGCATGGTAATTTCGATGAATACGTCCGCAAGGCCCTGGACTATCCGACCAAGGAAGCGCTCTATGCGGCGCTGTCGGCCGAACAGATCGACGCCGTGATGCTGGCCATCACCCAGATCGAAGAAGGCGGCGGCTGCATCATCGGGGACATGACCGGCATCGGGAAGGGGCGCATCGCTGCGGCCCTGATCCGCTACGGGGTGAACCAGGGGAAAACGCCCGTGTTTTTCACGGAAAAGCCGAACCTGTTTTCGGACCTCTACCGGGACCTGATCGGCATTGATGCCGGGCACCTGGTGCCGTTCGTGATCAACAACGAACGCATCGTCAACCAATCGAACGGCAAGACGCTCTATCCGAAGCTGAGCAAGTCCCTGCACGAAGAGGCGCTGTCCTCCTACCAGTTGCCGGACGGTGCGCAGTTCATCATGACGACCTATTCTCAGGTCATGAGCAATGCGGAAACGGACAAGAAAGCCTTTGTGCGACGTTTTGCGCAGAACGCCATCATGATCCTGGACGAGTCGCACAATGCCGGTGGACCGACTTCTAACATCGGCCTCTACCTGCAAGCCCTGTGCGAATCGAGCCAGGCCACCATCTACCTGTCGGCTACCTACGCCAAATCGCCCAAAAACATGGTGCTCTACGCCATGAAAACGGCCATGCAGGAAGCCAACCTTTCCCACGAGGACCTGGTGAAAGCCATCGAGAACGGCGGGCCGGTCCTGCAAGAAGTGGTCAGTTCCATGCTGGTGGAGGGCGGTCAGATGATTCGCCGGGAGCGCAGCTTCAAGGGCATCAAAATCGAATACAAGGTCCTGGAAAAACAGGCCCTGGAACACCGTACCAAATTCGATACGGTCGTCTCGATCATTCGTCAGATCATCGACTTTCAAAACCGTTGGATTCGCCCTGCGGTCAAGAAGATGGACAAGCAGGTGAAGGACGAAGGCGGCGAAGGAGCCAACGTCACGTCCGGAACCTCTGCCGCAGGGGTAGACAACGTGCCCTTTGTTTCCAAGGTGTTCAACGTGATCGACCAGCTTCTTTTCAGCCTGAAGGCCGAGGCCGTGGCGGACGAAGCGCTGGAGATCCTGCGTTCCGATCGCAAGCCCGTCATCGCCATCCGTGCCACAATGGGCAGCTTCCTGGACCACATGGGCTACCAGCCCGGCGACGTGGTGGAAGATACTGACTTCTCACTGACCTTCCACCGGGCGCTGGAGAGTGTGCTCTCGATCACGACGCGCAACTTCATGGGAGAAGGGGAAAAGCACTTCATCGACGTGGATACCCTGCCCGCTGAAGCACAGGACCAGTACCATTCAATCAAAGCCCAGATCGAGGCGACCTCGGTCGGCATTACCATTTCACCCATCGACGTGCTGATCAAGCGCATCGAGGCCGAACGCAAGCCGGAAGGTGGGTACTACAAAGTCGCCGAGGTGACCGGCCGCAGCAAGGTCCTGGCCTTTCACGACGATACCTACACGGTGGCCACTGTGGAATCACGCAGCAACAACGTCAACGAGATGTTCCGCCAGTTCAATGCCGGAGAGCGCGACGTGTTACTGATCAATACCAGCGGGGCCACGGGGGCTTCGGCCCATGCCTCACGGGATTTCGACGATCGCCGCCAGCGGGTGATGATCATTCACCAGGTGGAACTGAACGTCAACACCGAGATCCAAAAGCGCGGGCGCATCAACCGCACGGGACAGGTCCAACCGCCTGAGTACCGGTACCTCACCAGCGCAGTTCCGGCCGAATCCCGGCTCATGATGATGCTGAAAACCAAGCTGAAAAGCCTGGATGCCAACACGTCGTCCAACCAGAAAGCGACCTCTACGCAGGTAATTGCCGAGGACGTGATCAACAAGTACGGCGACGATGTGGTGTACGAACTGCTGATGGAAGACCGGGAATTGTCGGCCACGGTGGACATTCCCATCAACTCGGATACGGTCAAAGAAGGCATTGCCAACAAGTTCCTGGGTCGCGTGGCCATCCTGTCGGTGGCAGAACAGGAAAAGATCTATGACGACGTGCTGGAGCGCTACGGCAACTACGTGCAGACCCTCATCGACGAGGGGGACTACGACCTGGAGACGGAGTTCCTGAACCTGGAGGCCAAAACCATCAAAAAGCAGACGGTGGTCTTTGGGAAAGAGGGCGATTCCGCTTTTGCGGAAAACACCTACCTGGAAGAGTGCCTCTGCAATGTGTTGCGCAAGCCTATGAAGCGCGAGGCCGTGGAAGCGGAACTGCAAAAAACGTTGCAGGGCCTCCCGGCGCGGGACGTAAAAAAGCAGTTCCGGCAAAAGTTCGAGGATCACTATTCGGTCTGGTCCATGAAGCGCCTCAAACAGGTAGATCCGGAAGATCAGGAGCGCCTGGCCGAAGTAGAACAGGACAACCTGCACTACTACGAATGGGTCAACCAACTCATCGACCAGTTTACGATCGGTACGGCCTACGCCATGCCCATCAAAGCCGAGGGGGATTCTCAGGCCTACTCGCCCGGCATCTTCCTGGGTGTTCAACTCAATCCCAAGGCGAAAAACCCCTTCGCCCTTTCCTCCATGCTGTTCAACTTCGCCGTTGCTGATTCACGGGTGAAGCTGAGAATACCGGGTTCTAAAAAAGAATCGCTCTACGGGATTCTGGGTGCGTCTGCATTCATGAAAAACCGGGAACTGACGCTCCAGTATTGGGATTCGCAGATTCCGACCAAAAACCGAACCTCACGCTACATTCTGACCGGCAACCTTTTGCAGGCCTCTTCCTACGCCATCGGCAAAGTGATTCGCTTTACCACGGTGGAAGGCGAGATCAAAAAAGGGATTCTGCTATCGGAGAAGTTCGACCCGACCAAAAAAGAGGGCGGTTTCAAAGCCCGCATTCCGGTCCGTCGCGCCCTGCCGTTTCTGCAAGCAATGGTGACGACGAACGAGGTAATGGAAGCGGCCGACTATGACTTCGCCATCGTGCGCCAGTTCGGCGGGTTTCGCCTGCGGGTGCCGTCGTCGATGAAGAAAGGCGCGCAGTTCCTCAAGAACGAGGCCCTGCTCGCCCTGGTACAGTACGGGGAGTTTGTGAAGTACGACTCCTATGCTTTTGCGACCCTGACGGCGGACCTGACGGCGCTGGTGGATCTGCTGGAGCGGGACTACCAAATGTCGATGCTGGTGGATTCGCAAGAGGTGGAAGGCGACGATCCGGCCCTGGTGGACGATCCTAGCCCTCGGGAGGAACCGACCGCTACGTACCGGTTCCGTGCCACCAAACCCATGCAGGGAGCCGACACGCATCCGCTGCCCGGCTTTGTGGGCATGGAAGAGGTCAACGGCAAAACCATCCTGACCTATAAGCGCTACCTCTCCAACCGGGAACGGATCGGCTACGGCCTGGTGCCCGTCTTCCCGACGCTGGCAGACGCCTACCACTACTGGCTGATTGGCCTTACCGAAGCTGAGAAAGAGCGTATGCCCGAGCGGGTCAAAGCGGCCGTCGTGCCCGGCAACGCCGTGCAGACCCGTCAGTACCTCTCTGATCTGATCCTGGAAACCACGGCCGACGTGGGCAACATGGAGTTCATCTACGGCGACTGGACGCTGGCCCAACTGGCCGACCAACTCTATGCGCAATACCTGGGCAACAAACTGGAAGTCATCACCCTGGACCTTTTCGAAAAGCAACTCATCACTGTCCTCTCCTAG